Part of the Citrus sinensis cultivar Valencia sweet orange chromosome 2, DVS_A1.0, whole genome shotgun sequence genome, CTTACATCATATTATATTTGCATCGCATGAATGCGATCCCTATTTGAGAGTGGgtgttgaaaatataatttaataatatctttaataaatatttattttttaatatttatgaaatatgtttttattctAACACGTCttctataaaaatatctttaaattatgttcCATGAAAATTTGATAGTCATATAAATCAATTACTGGATGTGAAAAAACAACTATTGGTATTAACTAATTTTGAAGAGAAAAGAGGAAAATTTTGGATTATCTCCCATAACATGAATATCTTCATATcactctttatttttaaaaactttagttactcttatttaaaaaaaaataacaaaaaaaaggagtgaatcaatgaaattttttaattaaaaaacattaataaattaaaatttaaaaaatgagaaaataatttataaggaataatataaaattaacccaaaaaaacacgttcatttaaaaaaaaaaattccgaAGAATTTTTAATGTTGCTTCCATCCATTCCGCAGTTTAGCATCTCAGCTTCTTTTTCCTAATATCAATGTGTGTGTGCGAATAAAATCTCCCTTCAAGAAGATTAATaatagtgaaaaaaaatgatagctTGTCTAAGTTCCAACCTCCCGAACCTCCACTCCACGCCGACCGCCCCCGGCCAAACCACATCCGAGCCTGACTCTAAACCCCAGGCTCGGAAACTGAAGAGCAGCCCTCAGCTGAACCGCTGGTCGAGGGCCCGCGCTGTACGATCAGGTCGTAAATTGGACCGGTTGGGCCACCGGTCCCCCCAGTCGTCtgttaattttaaagttaGAGACAGAGATGGTGTTGATTTGGAGCCGGAAAGAATAAGTGACGGCGAGGATAACGTGGAGGCGATGGAAGGGAAGTCCATTTACATGGTCTCTGACGGCACTGGATGGACGGCGGAGCACGCCGTTAATGCTGCGTTGGGGCAGTTCGAGCACTGTTTAGTAGATCGAAACTGTGCTGTAAATACCCACCTCTTCTCAGGGGTATGTtcgtctttttattttctccccCTATGTCCGATAccttgatattttattatgttgaaaTCTGTGGCCTTGTTTGATGGGGCAAGTTTCTTCTAAAAGCACTTTTGCCAAATCACCCTATCTGTTGCTTTTTCAGGAAGCACTTTTATTATGTGCTTCTCAAGGTACTTATCAAAACTAAAGGGATACCTGACCTCGCATTCCAAGTGGATGGAATAAAACAAGAGATCATTGAAGGACAAACTGTTTTGAATCAGGCCTTCTCTTTATCTTGAGATGCATAATATGTTAGAAAATGTTTCCATGCTTATTACTATAATCTGCATTGTTTTGCTTAATGTTGAAatctcatttaatttaatcagcTAAAATGTGAGCACTGACATATTGTAGTTGCAACAATTTTGTCAGATTGATGATGTAGAGCAGTTGATGGTGATAATAAAGCAAGCAGCCAAGGACGGGGCAATGCTTGTTTACACCTTAGCCGATCCTTCCATGGCGGAGTCTGCTAAAAAGGCCTGCGAGCTTTGGGGTATACCGTCCACTGACGTATTGGGACCGATTACGGAGGCAATTGCATCCCATCTAGGTGTCTCACCTTCTGGCCTTCCCCGCGGTGCTCCCGGCCGAAATTTTCCTCTTAGTGAGGAGTACTTTCGTCGCATAGAGGCTATTGAATTTACCATTAAGCAAGATGATGGTGCCCTTCCACAAAATTTGCAAAAAGCCGACATTATTCTATCAGGTGTTTCTCGTACTGGAAAAACACCGTTATCCATCTATTTAGCTCAGAAGGGATACAAAGTGGCAAATGTCCCAATTGTGATGGGTGTAGAATTGCCTAAGAGTCTTTTTCAAGTAGACCCAGAAAAGGTTTTTGGTTTGACAATTAATCCTCTAGTCCTGCAATCTATTAGAAAAGCAAGAGCTAGGAGTTTGGG contains:
- the LOC102625399 gene encoding probable pyruvate, phosphate dikinase regulatory protein, chloroplastic, producing the protein MIACLSSNLPNLHSTPTAPGQTTSEPDSKPQARKLKSSPQLNRWSRARAVRSGRKLDRLGHRSPQSSVNFKVRDRDGVDLEPERISDGEDNVEAMEGKSIYMVSDGTGWTAEHAVNAALGQFEHCLVDRNCAVNTHLFSGIDDVEQLMVIIKQAAKDGAMLVYTLADPSMAESAKKACELWGIPSTDVLGPITEAIASHLGVSPSGLPRGAPGRNFPLSEEYFRRIEAIEFTIKQDDGALPQNLQKADIILSGVSRTGKTPLSIYLAQKGYKVANVPIVMGVELPKSLFQVDPEKVFGLTINPLVLQSIRKARARSLGFRDEIRSNYSEMDYVREELEFAGRIFAQNPVWPVIEVTGKAIEETAAVVLRLYHDRKHKCSMPRISKRY